The Harmonia axyridis chromosome 3, icHarAxyr1.1, whole genome shotgun sequence nucleotide sequence CTACTTTATTGTTAACAAACGCAAGAGCGATTTATGTAATGTTAGGCCTTCTGGATCAAGCTGCAAATAGGATTTTCTTACCCATTAGCTGTGGGTAGTCTTCTATGCCCACTATGTTAACATATTTTCTGTGACTAGTCCTAGAATCTTCGCTTATTCTACTCAATACCGGAGGAGCTGTTTGTACGACGTTTTCTAATGGAACGCCAAGGCCGGCTCTATGTTCTGGCGATTCGGGTTTCCACTCATTATCTGTGGTTTCCTCGCTGTCGTCGAACTGCGATTTCCATTGACTGGCGAGGGTGAGAGCTCCACCTCTTGTCACCTGCGAGAAATTCAAGTTTGAAGGAGCTGGAAACGGTTGGGAAGTACGCTAACCTGTTGGCTGACATTCTCGTCATCGATGACAGCGAACTGGGTCAAACTCTGATCTCTGGCTCCAGCCCTCGAGCTTCGCGCAGCCGAAGGCTGTCTCCTTCTTGGTCTCTCTTGTTCCGGAGTACTACTTGGGTCTACCAGGCTAGCGGTGGTGGGAGCTACCACCCTCAGTCTTCCTACGGTTGCAACGCCACTCTGGCTCTTACGGAGAGGTGCGGGTTTCTGGTTGACGTCTGATATCGATTTTGTAGAACCTACAGCCTCGTTATCTAGCCTTTCTGGGGCCTGCTCTAAATGAGATGTTGCCCTACGTCTAGGAGCTGAAAAATGATTGTTGTGAATTTCGAGAAAATCGAGATTTATTGAATCATCGCAGTTATAAGGGCAATAGTTATTCTGAGACCCATCATTGCTTGAGTTCCATTATTAGGCTGGTAGAGAAAGTCACACCAATAGAAGTTGCATTTCACAAAAATGCTTACCTTGTTACTGttatttttactacacctaaagcactaatgtaaataatatttCCTTGATTACAATTCAGGGGTACATTGAAACAAAAAAGTGAATTAAGACCAAAAAGCACACTCGGAGGCCACTTGAAAGTATTGAATTCAGAATGAATGATTTTGCCCTAATAAGGCCAACATATAAATTACCAAGTGTTTTCAGATCCTAAGCTAGATGACGCAATAAAAAAGGGactaatattgaaagaaattatGTCTAGAGATAGAGAAAATCGCTGACTTGAATTGTGCTTCAGTCAGTTGCAAATCCATATAGCATAAGTGTTATGGGACTCAGAATAATGATATGGTCAGACACAGATTAGAGAGCTCATcgcaatatcgaaaaatattgactatgaaactgtaatgaactagaatttaaaaaaatgggcTAGAGTTCAACTGAAGCAGTAGTAAGTAAGTAATTCGGAATCGGCAAATGATAACACCACATAATCATTCTAGAACTGAAAAGTAAGGGTTCCGAAGACTTTTTATCTGATGGAAGCAAattataaaattgtaaaaatatcTCACTATTGGTGAAAGATCTGCTCAATGAGTCAAAGTAATCAACTTTTCTGATATTTATCAGCAACGTGAGAATATCGGAAAACaaattactagaaaaattcaatCACAAGAGAGAACATACCTTGCAGAATTTGTTCTGTGGAAGTAGCGTTGCAATTTTTATCCACATTTGGTCTCGCTGTATTTGTTTGCAATTCCGTTGGGTTTGCAGCTGTGCTTTCTGTTTCCAGTCTCTTTCTCCTAGCATCTTGAGCCTGCAAAGAGTAAAAACATTCAGAAGAACGAAACAAACTGTGTAACGAAGGGAAGGTAGAGGCACAATATCGAAAGTATTATTTTCTCACCTCCTTGTTGTCGGTTGGCTCGATATTCTCTTGGTTATTATCTACGGCATGTTTAATGTGTTTCGCATTGGTGGTAGGTGCTGCTGTTGTTGTGGGTTGCGTATTCTGAGGCGGTGTGATCGTCTCTGCCGTAGAAGTCCTCTCCCAATCATAGGGATCCGATTCTTTAACTCCCCTCCTTTTCATACAACGTTCAAAGAGGGAAATAAGCATCTGTGAATTAAAATACGGTTGGTGATAAGCTAGTAGATACTCATTATGATGTTTTttggcaaccgtccgggaagtgctcacttcccggacagcttttctctgagaaagtagcatttcccggcctagtccagaaagtacgtacttcccggactaggctggaaaagaatcacgtcgtttgtgtcattgtgaatatggaaatcttggtaggtatatttttaataaatgcagttgatcattaccatagcaaccgagaaaacggctgacggttcatatgaaattagttgtcaacaatttgcatgttttttgatcgcaatcgcaataaaatatgggaAGCAGCAGCGATACTGGCAATGAAAATGTGACttgggaaattttcaatatagcAGCCGCGGCTACAGCAGAATTATAACCCGAAAAATCAAAATCGGAGTACGAAAAGGTTAGAGATTTGTTCACGGAATGGATGGATATGAAATACTGCAAAACCATAACAGAGGATGTAATTTTGGCTCATTTGGCGCATAAATCAGAAAAAGTCAAATCCTCCACTTTGTGGAGCATGTACTCCATGTTGAAGAGTACGATTTCAGTGAAGAAGAATGTAAATATAGCCTCATTCCCAAAAGTTCCcgcatttctcaaaaaaaagaatgttgGCTACAAAGCCAAAAAATCAGAAGTCTTCAGCAGTCAGCAGATAAGCAAATTCATTAAGGAAGCTGATAATGAAACATATCTAATGCTGAAGGTGATTTTAACAAAATATTACGATTGTAGGATATAAGGgtatcaatttaatttttaggtagTAACAATTTTTGGGTTAGCCGGTGCGTGTAGAAGAGAAGAATtgacaaaaatatcaatttttgtaataaacGACAAGGAAGACATGTTGCTTGTGGAAATACCGGATTCCAAAACACATATTGAGAGAACTTTCGTAGTAATTGGGCAAGAACACCGAATTAACAGATTattcttgaattacaaaaaaaggaTAATGTTCGATTCAGCCTGTTGGTATCCACACTTTTGGGAATCTCGGAATGAAAATCGCAGAATTTTTACATTTATCCAATCCTTAAAAATTACACAGGCCATAGCATTCGTCGAACTTCGGCGACTTTATTTGTTGACAATGGTGGAAACATCACAAATTTGAAGAGACACGGTGGCTAGAAGCCTACCAATGTGGCTGAAGAATATATggataattcaattgaaaacaaaattaaaattgccaagatcattcaaaaatcatcagaaGAAAACAATCGATGTGAAACGGAAGCTTTGCCGTCTTGTTCTGGCTTCAACTAAAGGAATTTAAATATACCAGGcatttcaaagaaattgaaacctttcaatataattaattgctcgaattttaatataaatattaatatttaacGTTTCAGTTAATATGTGGTATTTTCTGTTCTGTTTAATtcaaataagaaataaaatgtATATAAAAGAAATGTGTCCTCTCAATGatttgttattctacacggttgttGTACGCAACGCGCCcgaaaatgctttttttggactcacagacttcgtCCTGGagttttgtctattcgtccaaaaaaaaactattattacgtaaattactattctctaattctgtggttactctgttcattcttccacatcttgtagaacaaaatcgtgcgagaatatatcagaaacgcacagttttcatggttatattttattattatatgttgatactccgaactttccgccacggctttatctgtcaattcatcaatttgccttaaagaaatcagttctgccaaccaacatttttcaagccaaaaatcactaaatgatatttatggaaatatttcattaatttcaataagaatgcaatgaattagagaaaataatgtataatactcgtacagaaggctcattctaccactcgttcattccaaaactcgccacttcgtggctcgtttttgaattttgaactcgtggaataatatcaatgccttctgcacttgtattataaataactattatctacCTGGTAATCCGGCTTATCTGCATACTCCAAACCCATTATATGGTCTAGGAATTGCTTAAGGTCTGAGGGTAAATGCTTCAATAGCTGCTTGTGGTCGTATTTTTCCTTCATCAAACCCACTTGTTCCTTATCTTTGACCTTTCTCCAGGGCAACTGGCCATTCACGAATTCAACTAACATGTAGAAGAGACTCCATAGGTCATCGTGCCTTCCCATCTCTACGCAAACCGAGAAATAAAAGAATaggattttttattttggaaaatgAAAGACCCAATCAGATTATTCTAATAAACTAAGTAAGATTGTCATCATCAATTCCTCCCCAATTGAGGAGATATTAAAgttgcagttgtagaataatatttttctacgttcatgcaaaaagcagaactttattgaactatatttagtggaaaaagaagttctttattgcactagtgcaataaagtttttattgcactcatctgtcattctacttcaacgtgctgtcatcaagacaaacaaatatttcagcctgaaggaaataacgatgtacagttaccaagtactcgTACGTTTACaacagtaacaaatcaagaagtggatttaaaaagtacttcactacgaaatattcatattgaaaattgcaccaattgttcattcactttcaacattgagggtaaaaataaagtttgagttttattgttcgtaacgtattagttcctgtttcaatgcaaatcgatattaataataaagtattcaagttgcgcttttcattttcctacacctagtgccgcacctcaataaatcatttttagctttttgcatgaacgtagaaaaaatgttgtatgcaactcgtgcaaaaattgtttattgcacttgttgcataaataactattatgtgGGATATTATTCAGTGTATCATTCGTAATGTATTCCTAGCGTAGAACTCGAGACAAACTCACCTCTATTCTTATGTGCATTAATACTGGCATATCTCACAGTTCCCCTAAAGCCTGCAGCCGCTCTGGGGGCTCTCACTTCACCAGTAGCTGTCGTATATTGCCTGGCGAGTCCAAAATCTAACATGTATACTTTCCTACAATTATATGGCAACCTTCCCATCGAAAAATTACTCTGAAATTCAACAAATTAGAAGTTAAATTACGGGTTTTTCAGTTTTACTCACAGGTTTAATATCACGGTGCAGGAATCCTACAGAATGTATACTTTCTATAGCTTTGAGTATTTGAAGTCCTAGACGAAGTGTCGTTGACAGGCTGAAAGACGCGCGCGGTTGTGACCTGCGAAGTTCCGCAAGGTTTCGCCCTTGGAGCTGCATCACTACGTAATTGAACCTGTCGTTTCTACCACAGCCAATAAATCTGAAACAGGGAGGAAATGAGAATAACAAAATTACGAAATGAAGAACTTTTCCGTTTTTCTTCATAACAATTATTATGTTGAAATAATCAAGAACAAATTTCGAGCTTATCTAATTTTCTCatagtacataggcgtacaactttgcttccgccgttttttttccgaaatttgaggcttcaaagtaaaaaactggttatacatttatgaatcaaagtattgtccaacGCTGACCCCTACCTTCacccatttttcgggcagcgtaagAATTCcgaactggtcatctttcgaagcgatccacgaatcgatccaaatttttatttcttcaaaagaccggaagtgctggtcagccaggcgtgtgccattgatcgaaacaagtgatagtccgagggagcaatgtctggagaatatggcgggtggggtaggacttcccatttcaacgtttcgaagtatgtcttgaccaatttcgtaacatgaggtcgagcattgtcatgttgtaaaataactttatcatgtatctcgttgtattgcgatcgtttgtcttttaatgcgcggctcaaacgcattaattgcgttcgataacgatcacctgtgattgtttcagtcggttttaacaactcataatacactacgccaagctggtcccaccaaatttTGAGCATGgtcttggaaccatgaatatttggtttggccgtcgacgtggaagtatggccAGGATATACctacccatgattttctgcgcttgggattatcataatgaacccatttttcttctCCAGTCATGCGATTCAGAAATctcttccatctttgccttgcaagcaggtgtcctcaagcaaacaaacgccgttcaacgtctctcgacttcaactcgtacggtacccaatttccttgtttctgaatcatccccatgactttcaggcattttgaaatggcttgttgcatcactcccaaagATCCTGCCAACTACTGtagcgtttgacacgagtcttgatcaagtaatgccttcaattctacatcttcgaaaaacttctctcttccaccgccatgctggtctttgacgtcaaaatcaccattcttgaagcgttgaaaccactctcttcatattctttcactgatagcggcctcaccataggtatttgtgaGCATTTTATGAGCCTCAGTAGCAAattccttcatattaaagcagaaaatcaaaagttcccgcaaatgacgagaatttggctcgtgagctgatatacttaatcgagaataactttatgatgcagacacaaatcgactaatatttcgatggcgttatgtttacgaacacctaagcttattgtatgacatttaggatctatttatttcgactaccacttccCGCTGCAGCCATctaaacggcggaagcaaagttgtacacctaatattcaaTCCGCAAAAACGAACTGCCACGGAATCAATTTAGATGATGGATTACATTGAGCTTCATGATAACAAAATTGTCTTTTCAACTTTAAGATTGCGATATCATTCCTCTTTCCTTACCTACAAATATGTTCTTTGCCTTGCAGTTTTTTGAGTACTGCAACTTCCATCTTTAGAACTTGTTTAGGTTGTCGGGCagattccaccttcaatgcaacATGTTCTCTTGTTATCAGATCCAGGCCTTCGTAGATTTCTCCAAACCCCCCACCACCGATCTTCCGACAAACCTAGAAAAGACaggtgaatgaaaaaatttgattacATTTGTGATCTAAATAGAAGATTATTCATattcaaccaaaactgaaattgCTAATCAAGAAGTATAAGTTGAGTGTAAGAAGATTATGAATATTTAATCAGTGCGAAGTTCGTTGTAGCCATGGGTGAATAAAGgtcattcaaagaaaattttagCTTCCCCCCTTTACTTGATCCAAAAGTATCTCGAACAACAAGTCTCATCTTACTTAGATTTTTATAC carries:
- the LOC123677184 gene encoding tau-tubulin kinase homolog Asator isoform X3 → MKWPKKLSWEGNLDSTDQNNNITMTSEDLLQPGHVVKERWKVCRKIGGGGFGEIYEGLDLITREHVALKVESARQPKQVLKMEVAVLKKLQGKEHICRFIGCGRNDRFNYVVMQLQGRNLAELRRSQPRASFSLSTTLRLGLQILKAIESIHSVGFLHRDIKPSNFSMGRLPYNCRKVYMLDFGLARQYTTATGEVRAPRAAAGFRGTVRYASINAHKNREMGRHDDLWSLFYMLVEFVNGQLPWRKVKDKEQVGLMKEKYDHKQLLKHLPSDLKQFLDHIMGLEYADKPDYQMLISLFERCMKRRGVKESDPYDWERTSTAETITPPQNTQPTTTAAPTTNAKHIKHAVDNNQENIEPTDNKEAQDARRKRLETESTAANPTELQTNTARPNVDKNCNATSTEQILQAPRRRATSHLEQAPERLDNEAVGSTKSISDVNQKPAPLRKSQSGVATVGRLRVVAPTTASLVDPSSTPEQERPRRRQPSAARSSRAGARDQSLTQFAVIDDENVSQQVTRGGALTLASQWKSQFDDSEETTDNEWKPESPEHRAGLGVPLENVVQTAPPVLSRISEDSRTSHRKYVNIVGIEDYPQLMGGLPRSWSAPSLGMSLRSGLKPPLLQEAAVDDLVFKVDVMRNVASKHYDKEIEANKDVPNNMNKWNSLPNVCLKDAQGMKTSEIEETQNEDRLEEVAGKLEIRVVPGEQSNPSNFIAKVIPRDIQNHPPELHLNGLNSRSRTEKTKSILKQTSKDRADGELPSPKTEQVAFVDSPHVEVKKRVSLDDQIKIEIGKDGPDQVEHHVLNPIAKKDVSHESNSKSDSCKSNKSRKEEVENDKFLNLSSKNRSDDLRRDALENLRTEGKSDSSSSMKDKIDQSLKNVRHAIDGKKKEIEKNGIVEKPRCSPGVDLTSNPNVTFVSFSNTITQDPSREKRTLANGLSPGLEEQSEYFDATENPKEKRLDPDDEDSGVDNASQILRELSALDPEVFRLA
- the LOC123677184 gene encoding tau-tubulin kinase homolog Asator isoform X2, with translation MTSEDLLQPGHVVKERWKVCRKIGGGGFGEIYEGLDLITREHVALKVESARQPKQVLKMEVAVLKKLQGKEHICRFIGCGRNDRFNYVVMQLQGRNLAELRRSQPRASFSLSTTLRLGLQILKAIESIHSVGFLHRDIKPSNFSMGRLPYNCRKVYMLDFGLARQYTTATGEVRAPRAAAGFRGTVRYASINAHKNREMGRHDDLWSLFYMLVEFVNGQLPWRKVKDKEQVGLMKEKYDHKQLLKHLPSDLKQFLDHIMGLEYADKPDYQMLISLFERCMKRRGVKESDPYDWERTSTAETITPPQNTQPTTTAAPTTNAKHIKHAVDNNQENIEPTDNKEAQDARRKRLETESTAANPTELQTNTARPNVDKNCNATSTEQILQAPRRRATSHLEQAPERLDNEAVGSTKSISDVNQKPAPLRKSQSGVATVGRLRVVAPTTASLVDPSSTPEQERPRRRQPSAARSSRAGARDQSLTQFAVIDDENVSQQVTRGGALTLASQWKSQFDDSEETTDNEWKPESPEHRAGLGVPLENVVQTAPPVLSRISEDSRTSHRKYVNIVGIEDYPQLMGGLPRSWSAPSLGMSLRSGLKPPLLQEAAVDDLVFKVDVMRNVASKHYDKEIEANKDVPNNMNKWNSLPNVCLKDAQGMKTSEIEETQNEDRLEEVAGKLEIRVVPGEQSNPSNFIAKVIPRDIQNHPPELHLNGLNSRSRTEKTKSILKQTSKDRADGELPSPKTEQVAFVDSPHVEVKKRVSLDDQIKIEIGKDGPDQVEHHVLNPIAKKDVSHESNSKSDSCKSNKSRKEEVENDKFLNLSSKNRSDDLRRDALENLRTEGKSDSSSSMKDKIDQSLKNVRHAIDGKKKEIEKNGIVEKPRCSPGVDLTSNPNVTFVSFSNTITQDPSREKRTLANGLSPGLEEQSEYFDATENPKEKRLDPDDEDSGVDNASQILRELSTSPALEGGKLSKIPVAVGAGQRLSKCMSWSGDLTPGLRRRRQGEKYVTDPSQLNLKFKRHSTVGGGLRSRGIPTCLIGGGTESSPDTSEGPPPPPPEGSPPPESQVRCRRYRPVT
- the LOC123677184 gene encoding tau-tubulin kinase homolog Asator isoform X1, with the translated sequence MKWPKKLSWEGNLDSTDQNNNITMTSEDLLQPGHVVKERWKVCRKIGGGGFGEIYEGLDLITREHVALKVESARQPKQVLKMEVAVLKKLQGKEHICRFIGCGRNDRFNYVVMQLQGRNLAELRRSQPRASFSLSTTLRLGLQILKAIESIHSVGFLHRDIKPSNFSMGRLPYNCRKVYMLDFGLARQYTTATGEVRAPRAAAGFRGTVRYASINAHKNREMGRHDDLWSLFYMLVEFVNGQLPWRKVKDKEQVGLMKEKYDHKQLLKHLPSDLKQFLDHIMGLEYADKPDYQMLISLFERCMKRRGVKESDPYDWERTSTAETITPPQNTQPTTTAAPTTNAKHIKHAVDNNQENIEPTDNKEAQDARRKRLETESTAANPTELQTNTARPNVDKNCNATSTEQILQAPRRRATSHLEQAPERLDNEAVGSTKSISDVNQKPAPLRKSQSGVATVGRLRVVAPTTASLVDPSSTPEQERPRRRQPSAARSSRAGARDQSLTQFAVIDDENVSQQVTRGGALTLASQWKSQFDDSEETTDNEWKPESPEHRAGLGVPLENVVQTAPPVLSRISEDSRTSHRKYVNIVGIEDYPQLMGGLPRSWSAPSLGMSLRSGLKPPLLQEAAVDDLVFKVDVMRNVASKHYDKEIEANKDVPNNMNKWNSLPNVCLKDAQGMKTSEIEETQNEDRLEEVAGKLEIRVVPGEQSNPSNFIAKVIPRDIQNHPPELHLNGLNSRSRTEKTKSILKQTSKDRADGELPSPKTEQVAFVDSPHVEVKKRVSLDDQIKIEIGKDGPDQVEHHVLNPIAKKDVSHESNSKSDSCKSNKSRKEEVENDKFLNLSSKNRSDDLRRDALENLRTEGKSDSSSSMKDKIDQSLKNVRHAIDGKKKEIEKNGIVEKPRCSPGVDLTSNPNVTFVSFSNTITQDPSREKRTLANGLSPGLEEQSEYFDATENPKEKRLDPDDEDSGVDNASQILRELSTSPALEGGKLSKIPVAVGAGQRLSKCMSWSGDLTPGLRRRRQGEKYVTDPSQLNLKFKRHSTVGGGLRSRGIPTCLIGGGTESSPDTSEGPPPPPPEGSPPPESQVRCRRYRPVT